Proteins encoded by one window of Pseudomonas sp. LS44:
- a CDS encoding acyl-CoA dehydrogenase family protein codes for MSQTYTSPWMNPELEVVRDNVRRFFAEEVVPHQERWYKQHHVDRELWYKAGELGLLALDMPEEYGGSGGNFAHLAVFFEEQAAVGDWGFGVQVHHIVSHYILNHGTEEQKHKYLPKMASGEMIGSIAMTEPGTGSDLQGIRTRAVREGDQYVINGAKTFISNGSMADLVVVVTKTEPNAGSKGMSLIIVETKDCAGFSVGRVLEKLGQHNADTSELAFQDVRVPAANLLGGVEGQGMRQLMSDLAYERVGCSVGSAASIERAVRLTLEYTRERKAFGKPLLDMQNTRFKLAECDTQATLARVFIDNCIQRMLDGSMDPVTASKAKLWMTETQGKVIDECLQLFGGYGYMMEYPIARMYADARVQRIYAGTSEIMKEIIARSF; via the coding sequence ATGAGCCAAACCTACACCTCCCCCTGGATGAATCCCGAGCTGGAAGTCGTCCGCGATAACGTGCGGCGCTTCTTCGCCGAGGAAGTCGTGCCGCACCAGGAACGCTGGTACAAGCAGCACCACGTCGACCGCGAGCTCTGGTACAAGGCCGGCGAACTCGGCCTGCTGGCCCTGGACATGCCGGAGGAGTACGGCGGTAGCGGCGGCAACTTCGCCCACCTCGCGGTGTTCTTCGAGGAGCAGGCGGCGGTGGGTGACTGGGGCTTCGGCGTGCAGGTGCACCACATCGTTTCCCACTACATCCTCAATCACGGCACCGAGGAGCAGAAGCACAAGTACCTGCCGAAGATGGCCTCGGGCGAGATGATCGGTTCCATCGCCATGACCGAGCCAGGTACCGGCTCCGACCTGCAGGGCATCCGCACCCGCGCCGTACGCGAAGGCGACCAGTACGTGATCAACGGCGCGAAGACGTTCATTTCCAACGGTTCGATGGCCGACCTGGTGGTGGTGGTGACCAAAACCGAGCCGAATGCCGGCAGCAAGGGTATGTCGCTGATCATCGTGGAAACCAAGGATTGCGCCGGTTTCAGTGTCGGCCGGGTACTGGAAAAGCTCGGCCAGCACAACGCCGACACCTCCGAACTGGCCTTCCAGGACGTACGCGTGCCGGCGGCCAACCTGCTCGGTGGCGTGGAAGGCCAGGGCATGCGCCAGTTGATGTCCGACCTGGCCTATGAACGTGTCGGCTGCTCCGTAGGCTCCGCCGCCTCGATCGAACGCGCGGTGCGCCTGACCTTGGAATACACCCGCGAGCGCAAGGCCTTCGGCAAGCCACTGCTGGATATGCAAAACACCCGCTTCAAGCTGGCCGAATGCGATACCCAAGCGACTCTCGCCCGCGTGTTCATCGACAACTGCATCCAGCGCATGCTCGACGGCAGCATGGACCCGGTAACCGCGTCGAAGGCCAAGCTGTGGATGACCGAGACCCAGGGCAAGGTTATCGACGAGTGCTTACAGCTGTTCGGCGGCTACGGCTACATGATGGAGTACCCGATCGCCCGCATGTATGCCGACGCCCGCGTGCAGCGCATCTACGCCGGCACCAGCGAGATCATGAAAGAGATCATCGCCCGCTCGTTCTAA
- a CDS encoding MaoC family dehydratase — MTTVQYSDIQVGDEIPLLKLQPINRTTLALYAGASGDHNPIHIDIDFARKARMPDVFAHGMLSAAYLGRLLTRWVPQSQLRSLSIRFTGITQLGHIPTCTGKVTEKFEENGEKRVRLAIRCGNQYGEEKLAGEAVVALA; from the coding sequence ATGACTACCGTTCAATACTCCGATATCCAGGTTGGCGACGAGATCCCGCTGCTCAAGCTGCAACCGATCAATCGCACCACCCTGGCCCTGTATGCCGGCGCCTCGGGTGACCACAACCCGATCCACATCGACATCGACTTCGCCCGCAAGGCGCGGATGCCCGACGTGTTCGCCCACGGCATGTTGTCTGCCGCCTACCTCGGCCGCCTGCTGACCCGCTGGGTGCCACAGAGCCAATTGCGCAGCCTGTCGATCCGTTTCACCGGCATCACCCAGCTCGGCCACATCCCGACCTGCACCGGCAAAGTCACCGAGAAGTTCGAAGAAAACGGCGAGAAGCGTGTGCGTCTGGCGATCCGCTGCGGCAATCAGTACGGCGAAGAAAAGCTCGCCGGCGAAGCCGTGGTCGCCCTGGCCTGA
- a CDS encoding enoyl-CoA hydratase/isomerase family protein, giving the protein MNYEAYKFITFAQDNGVLTVRLNRPETFNAIDAALHTELSTVFADIAADRSVHAVVLTGEGRGFCGGGDLAWMRDIDQEGLNQLFREARKIIIDMLELPQPLIAAVNGHAAGLGATLALFCDMVFAAESAKISDPHVRVGVAAGDGGAAIWPLLVGPARAKQYLFTGDAMTATEAERIGLINQVVANGEALATATAMARRMADGPRLAILASKASVNKIVRDTVNLVLDTSLALEKENFSSADHKEALKAFAEKRTPVFRGV; this is encoded by the coding sequence ATGAACTACGAAGCCTACAAATTCATCACCTTCGCCCAAGACAACGGCGTGCTGACCGTACGCCTGAATCGTCCCGAAACGTTCAACGCGATCGATGCCGCGCTGCACACTGAACTCTCGACCGTATTCGCCGACATCGCCGCCGACCGTAGCGTGCATGCGGTGGTGCTGACCGGCGAAGGCCGCGGTTTTTGCGGCGGCGGCGACCTGGCGTGGATGCGCGACATCGATCAGGAAGGCCTCAACCAGCTGTTCCGCGAAGCGCGCAAGATCATCATCGACATGCTCGAACTGCCGCAGCCGCTCATCGCCGCGGTCAACGGCCACGCCGCCGGCCTGGGCGCGACCCTGGCACTGTTCTGCGACATGGTCTTCGCCGCCGAGTCGGCGAAGATTTCCGACCCGCATGTACGGGTCGGGGTCGCCGCCGGTGATGGCGGTGCCGCGATCTGGCCGCTGTTGGTCGGCCCGGCACGCGCCAAGCAGTACCTGTTCACCGGCGACGCCATGACCGCCACCGAAGCCGAGCGCATCGGCCTGATCAACCAGGTGGTCGCCAATGGCGAGGCCCTGGCCACCGCCACGGCCATGGCCCGCCGCATGGCCGACGGCCCGCGCCTGGCGATCCTGGCGAGCAAGGCCAGCGTGAACAAGATCGTGCGCGACACGGTGAACCTGGTCCTCGACACCTCGCTGGCGCTGGAGAAGGAAAACTTCTCCAGCGCCGACCACAAGGAAGCCCTCAAGGCCTTCGCCGAGAAGCGCACGCCGGTGTTCCGCGGCGTCTGA
- a CDS encoding SDR family NAD(P)-dependent oxidoreductase, translating into MKLLHNKVAIVTGGASGIGRATALLFAREGARVAVADMSETAGQAMVEEIRQAGGEAFFQRVDVRRDADCAALVEATLGHYGQLDIAFNNAGIGGAPSLTQDQGLEQWRQVLDVNLTGVFNCMVHELRAMKERGGSIINTASIMGLQGTAGSAAYSASKHGVIGLTRSAALEYGKYGVRINALCPGFVATPMLVGETSLLDPKGLDALARSVPMRRLAEPAEQAEMVLWLASDKSSYATGGHFVVDGGVLA; encoded by the coding sequence ATGAAGCTTTTGCACAACAAAGTCGCGATCGTCACCGGCGGCGCCTCCGGAATCGGTCGCGCCACCGCTCTGCTGTTTGCCCGTGAAGGTGCGCGGGTCGCCGTGGCAGACATGAGCGAGACCGCAGGCCAGGCCATGGTCGAGGAGATCCGCCAGGCTGGCGGCGAGGCGTTTTTCCAGCGTGTCGATGTGCGCCGCGACGCGGATTGCGCCGCATTGGTCGAAGCGACGCTGGGGCACTACGGCCAGCTCGACATCGCCTTCAACAATGCCGGCATCGGCGGCGCACCATCGCTCACTCAGGACCAGGGCCTGGAGCAGTGGCGCCAGGTTCTGGATGTGAACCTGACCGGGGTTTTCAACTGCATGGTGCATGAACTGCGCGCCATGAAAGAGCGCGGCGGCTCGATCATCAATACCGCCTCGATCATGGGCCTGCAGGGCACCGCAGGATCAGCCGCCTACTCGGCTTCCAAACACGGTGTGATCGGCCTGACCCGCAGCGCCGCGCTGGAATACGGCAAGTACGGCGTGCGCATCAATGCGCTGTGCCCCGGTTTCGTGGCGACGCCGATGCTCGTCGGCGAGACCAGTCTCTTAGATCCCAAGGGCCTGGACGCCCTGGCCCGCTCCGTGCCGATGCGCCGCCTGGCTGAGCCGGCCGAGCAAGCGGAAATGGTCCTGTGGCTGGCCTCGGACAAGTCTTCCTACGCCACTGGCGGGCATTTCGTCGTCGATGGCGGCGTGCTCGCGTAA
- a CDS encoding MaoC family dehydratase N-terminal domain-containing protein, whose protein sequence is MADKSLIGRSLGVTSVEVEKGRLRFFAKAIGETDPIYTDEAAAQAAGYKSLPVPPSFFMCLGGEGRDLVEQLNIYGFDLGRILHAEQSFVYHKPAVAGDVLTFDTKIADVYDKKGGALQFVVNETRVTNQDGEHIADVRGTVVQR, encoded by the coding sequence ATGGCAGACAAAAGTCTGATCGGCCGTTCGCTCGGCGTCACCAGCGTCGAAGTGGAAAAAGGCCGCCTGCGTTTCTTCGCCAAGGCCATTGGTGAAACCGATCCGATATATACCGACGAAGCCGCTGCCCAAGCCGCCGGCTACAAGTCGCTACCGGTGCCGCCGAGCTTCTTCATGTGCCTCGGCGGCGAAGGTCGCGACCTGGTCGAGCAGCTGAACATCTACGGTTTCGATCTCGGCCGCATCCTGCACGCCGAACAGTCGTTCGTGTACCACAAGCCCGCGGTGGCCGGTGATGTGCTGACCTTCGACACCAAGATCGCCGACGTCTACGACAAGAAAGGCGGCGCGCTGCAGTTCGTGGTCAATGAAACCCGTGTGACCAACCAGGACGGCGAGCACATCGCCGATGTCCGTGGCACCGTCGTTCAGCGTTAA
- a CDS encoding acyl-CoA dehydrogenase family protein, with amino-acid sequence MDIRYTPAELAFQDEVRTFLSDKLPADFAARGRHGKRFDKQDQVTWMRLLNERGWLAASWPVELGGTGWSVVEKHIFEEECAIAGATGILPFGVNMVGPVIIKFGTPAQKAYFLPRILNCEDWWCQGYSEPGAGSDLASLKTRAVRDGDHYVVNGQKIWTTLAHYADWMFCLVRTDPEAQQQRGISFLLIDMKTPGITVRPIITLDGEHEVNEVFFDNVRVPVENLVGEENKGWTCAKYLLTHERTGIAGIGQAKALLAKLKRVASQELRNGQPLIDDPLFRAQIADVEMQLMAAEMSNLRTLAATRDGGVPGAESSILKIKGTELRQQITYLINKAVGTYSLPVIEEELGYGDCAELLHTEYSSAASNQYLDMRKASIYGGSNEIQKNIIAKMILEL; translated from the coding sequence ATGGACATCCGTTACACCCCCGCTGAACTCGCCTTCCAGGACGAGGTGCGCACGTTTCTAAGTGACAAGCTGCCGGCCGATTTCGCTGCGCGCGGTCGCCACGGAAAACGCTTCGACAAACAAGACCAGGTCACCTGGATGCGCCTGCTCAATGAGCGTGGCTGGCTGGCCGCCAGTTGGCCGGTGGAGCTCGGTGGCACCGGCTGGAGTGTGGTCGAGAAGCACATCTTCGAGGAAGAGTGCGCAATTGCCGGCGCCACGGGGATCCTTCCGTTCGGCGTCAACATGGTCGGGCCGGTCATCATCAAGTTCGGCACGCCCGCGCAGAAGGCATATTTCCTGCCGCGCATCCTCAATTGCGAAGACTGGTGGTGCCAGGGCTATTCCGAGCCGGGCGCCGGCTCCGACCTGGCTTCGCTGAAAACCCGCGCGGTACGTGACGGCGACCATTACGTGGTCAACGGCCAGAAGATCTGGACCACCCTGGCGCACTACGCCGACTGGATGTTCTGCCTGGTGCGCACCGATCCCGAGGCCCAGCAGCAGCGCGGCATCAGCTTCCTGCTGATCGACATGAAGACCCCGGGCATTACTGTGCGGCCGATCATCACCCTGGACGGTGAACACGAAGTCAACGAGGTGTTTTTCGACAACGTGCGCGTGCCGGTGGAAAACCTGGTCGGCGAGGAGAACAAGGGCTGGACCTGCGCCAAGTACCTGCTCACCCACGAACGCACCGGCATCGCCGGCATCGGCCAGGCCAAGGCGCTGTTGGCCAAGCTGAAACGGGTCGCCAGCCAAGAGCTGCGCAATGGCCAGCCGCTGATCGACGACCCGCTGTTCCGCGCGCAGATCGCCGACGTGGAAATGCAATTGATGGCCGCCGAGATGAGCAACCTGCGCACCCTCGCCGCGACTCGCGACGGCGGCGTGCCGGGCGCGGAAAGCTCAATCCTGAAGATCAAGGGCACCGAGCTGCGCCAGCAGATCACCTACCTGATCAACAAGGCGGTGGGCACCTACTCCCTGCCGGTCATCGAAGAGGAGCTGGGCTACGGCGATTGCGCGGAACTGCTGCATACCGAGTACAGCAGTGCCGCCAGCAACCAGTACCTGGACATGCGCAAAGCCTCGATCTACGGCGGATCGAACGAAATTCAGAAGAACATCATCGCCAAGATGATTCTCGAGCTGTAA
- a CDS encoding CaiB/BaiF CoA-transferase family protein, with the protein MLQGIKIVEICGIGPGPFSAMHLADLGAEVIAVERDTGAAAHANLLNRGKRSVVADLKSAEGRELVLRLIEDADALIEGMRPGVMERLGLGPEVCQARNPKLVYGRMTGWGQSGPMAQAAGHDNNYVSLSGALFHNGAPETPPSSAFAALGDIGGGAQYLTIGLLSGILNARATGKGAVVDAAILDGSAHMLQLMLASRNIGWMTDERGQNIHDSSPFYATYRCADGDFVTLGSLEPQFYALLLEKLGLQNDARFAKQWDRSRWAELHQFFTELFASQSRQHWCALFEGTDVCFAPVLGPREAAQHPHNVARGVYFERDGLLQTRVAPRFDGEVVTPGAIPAAGEHTAQILAALSDPASSVWQSV; encoded by the coding sequence ATGCTGCAAGGCATCAAGATTGTAGAAATCTGCGGTATTGGCCCTGGGCCATTCTCGGCCATGCACCTGGCCGATCTGGGCGCCGAAGTGATCGCCGTCGAGCGCGATACCGGCGCCGCCGCCCACGCCAATTTGCTTAACCGCGGCAAGCGTTCGGTGGTCGCCGACCTGAAGAGCGCCGAAGGCCGCGAACTGGTACTGCGCCTGATCGAAGACGCCGACGCGCTGATCGAAGGCATGCGTCCGGGCGTGATGGAACGCCTCGGTCTGGGCCCGGAAGTGTGCCAGGCACGCAATCCGAAGCTGGTGTACGGGCGCATGACCGGCTGGGGCCAGTCCGGGCCAATGGCTCAGGCCGCCGGCCACGACAACAACTATGTCTCGCTGTCCGGCGCGCTGTTCCACAACGGCGCCCCTGAAACCCCGCCCTCCTCAGCCTTCGCCGCTTTGGGCGATATCGGAGGCGGCGCGCAGTACCTGACCATCGGCTTGCTCTCCGGCATCCTCAATGCGCGGGCCACCGGCAAGGGCGCGGTGGTCGATGCGGCCATCCTCGACGGTTCGGCGCACATGCTCCAGCTCATGCTGGCGAGCCGCAACATCGGCTGGATGACCGACGAGCGCGGCCAGAACATTCACGACAGCTCGCCGTTCTACGCCACCTATCGCTGCGCCGATGGCGACTTCGTCACCCTCGGTTCGCTTGAGCCGCAGTTCTATGCGCTGCTGCTGGAAAAACTCGGCCTGCAGAACGATGCGCGCTTCGCCAAGCAGTGGGATCGCAGCCGCTGGGCAGAGCTGCATCAGTTCTTCACCGAGCTGTTCGCCAGCCAATCGCGCCAGCACTGGTGCGCGCTGTTCGAAGGGACCGACGTGTGCTTCGCACCAGTGCTCGGCCCGCGTGAGGCCGCGCAGCATCCGCATAACGTCGCTCGCGGTGTCTATTTCGAGCGCGATGGCCTGCTGCAAACCCGCGTGGCACCCCGCTTCGATGGTGAGGTGGTCACCCCCGGCGCGATTCCGGCCGCGGGCGAACATACCGCGCAGATCTTGGCCGCACTGAGCGACCCGGCCAGCTCGGTATGGCAGTCGGTCTAA
- a CDS encoding SDR family NAD(P)-dependent oxidoreductase, with protein sequence MAALQGKVAVVTGGASGIGRASALLFARNGAKVVVADMSEVAGAEVVREIEQAGGTAFMQTLDVRSDENCAALVAATLARFGQLDIAFNNAGIFAAPTLTEDQGLALWQRMLDVNLTGVFNCMVHELRVMKERGGSIINTASIAGIQGAYGAAAYSASKHGVIGLTRSAALEYGKYGVRINALCPGLIETPMTVGPDSGFNDKMINAGVKGSALRRQGRPEEMAEMVLWLASDKSSYANGGQFVVDGGTTA encoded by the coding sequence ATGGCAGCTCTACAAGGCAAGGTCGCGGTCGTGACCGGCGGCGCGTCCGGCATTGGCCGCGCCAGCGCACTGCTGTTCGCCCGCAACGGCGCCAAGGTGGTGGTCGCGGATATGAGCGAAGTGGCCGGCGCTGAAGTGGTCAGGGAGATTGAGCAGGCCGGTGGCACAGCCTTCATGCAAACCCTCGACGTGCGCAGCGACGAGAACTGTGCGGCGCTGGTCGCGGCCACCCTGGCTCGCTTCGGTCAGCTCGACATCGCCTTCAACAACGCCGGCATCTTCGCTGCACCGACGCTGACTGAAGACCAGGGCCTGGCGCTCTGGCAACGCATGCTCGACGTCAACCTGACCGGCGTTTTCAACTGCATGGTGCATGAGCTTCGCGTGATGAAAGAGCGCGGTGGCTCGATCATCAATACCGCCTCGATAGCCGGCATCCAGGGCGCCTACGGCGCGGCGGCCTACTCGGCCTCCAAGCACGGAGTGATCGGCCTGACCCGCAGCGCCGCGCTGGAATACGGCAAGTACGGCGTGCGCATCAACGCCCTGTGCCCCGGCCTGATCGAGACACCGATGACCGTCGGCCCGGACAGCGGCTTCAACGACAAGATGATCAACGCCGGTGTGAAGGGCTCGGCGCTACGCCGCCAGGGTCGCCCCGAAGAAATGGCCGAGATGGTGCTGTGGCTGGCTTCGGACAAGTCCTCCTATGCCAACGGTGGGCAGTTCGTCGTCGATGGCGGGACCACGGCCTAA
- a CDS encoding lipid-transfer protein: MSQKVYVAGVGMIPFMKPGASGTYIQMGAEATRLALKDAGIDYKLVQQAYVGYVYGDSTSGQSALYEVGLSGIPMLNVNNNCSTGSSALYLARQAVESGAVDCALALGFEQMQPGALKNHWDDRPGVTGKCMDIAAQLASDVPEMPMALKMFGGAGREHMQKYGTQMSTFAAIRAKASRHAVNNPLALFRKVVTTEDVMNDMVVWPDVMTRLMACPPTCGGAAAIVCSEAFAKKHGLRTDVVILAQSMTTDAPIAYEPPSMIQMVGRDMAERASREVYEKAGIGPQDIRVAEMHDCFAHNELLTYEALGLCPIGGAEKFVLDGDNTYGGQVVTNPSGGLLSKGHPLGATGLAQCYELTHQLRGTAEARQVEGLNHALQHNLGLGGACVVTLYGRG; this comes from the coding sequence ATGTCGCAGAAAGTGTACGTAGCGGGCGTGGGCATGATCCCGTTCATGAAGCCCGGTGCCAGCGGTACCTACATCCAGATGGGCGCCGAAGCCACCCGTCTGGCGCTGAAGGATGCCGGTATCGACTACAAGCTGGTGCAGCAGGCCTATGTTGGCTACGTCTACGGCGACTCCACCAGCGGCCAGTCGGCCCTCTACGAAGTCGGCCTGAGCGGCATCCCGATGCTCAACGTCAACAATAACTGCTCGACCGGCTCCAGCGCGCTGTACCTGGCTCGCCAGGCGGTGGAGAGCGGCGCGGTCGACTGCGCCCTGGCCCTGGGCTTCGAACAGATGCAACCGGGCGCCCTGAAGAATCATTGGGATGACCGTCCTGGCGTGACGGGCAAATGTATGGATATCGCCGCGCAACTGGCCAGCGATGTGCCGGAAATGCCGATGGCCCTGAAAATGTTCGGTGGCGCCGGCCGCGAGCACATGCAGAAGTACGGCACGCAGATGAGCACCTTCGCCGCGATCCGCGCCAAGGCCAGCCGTCATGCCGTCAACAACCCGCTGGCGCTGTTCCGCAAAGTCGTCACCACTGAAGACGTGATGAACGACATGGTCGTTTGGCCGGACGTGATGACCCGTCTGATGGCCTGCCCGCCGACTTGCGGCGGCGCGGCGGCGATCGTCTGCTCGGAAGCCTTCGCCAAGAAGCACGGCCTGCGCACCGACGTAGTGATCCTCGCCCAGTCGATGACCACCGACGCGCCGATCGCCTACGAGCCGCCGTCGATGATCCAGATGGTTGGCCGCGATATGGCCGAGCGCGCCTCGCGTGAAGTCTACGAAAAAGCCGGCATCGGCCCGCAGGACATCCGCGTAGCCGAGATGCACGACTGCTTCGCCCACAACGAGCTGCTGACTTATGAAGCGCTGGGTCTCTGCCCGATTGGCGGCGCCGAGAAATTCGTCCTCGATGGCGACAACACCTATGGCGGCCAAGTGGTCACCAACCCCTCCGGCGGCCTGCTCTCCAAGGGCCACCCGCTGGGCGCCACCGGCTTGGCGCAGTGCTATGAGCTGACCCATCAGCTGCGTGGCACTGCCGAGGCGCGTCAGGTCGAAGGCTTGAATCACGCCCTGCAACACAACCTGGGCCTGGGCGGCGCTTGCGTCGTGACCTTGTACGGTCGCGGCTAA
- a CDS encoding arylsulfatase encodes MTYIGKKLARLVLAIGLSSAALSAFAAEKPNVLVIFGDDVGIFNLSAYNQGMMGYETPNIDRIAKEGALFTHGYGEQSCTAGRSAFALGQHPFRTGLLTVGMPGSEHGIPDWAPTIGDVMKQQGYTTGQFGKNHLGDRNQHLPTNHGFDEFFGNLYHMNAEEEPETYYYPKDPEFRKKYGPRGVIHSYADGKIEDTGPLTRKRMETIDDELVQATENFIDKANKADKPFFVWFNSTRMHVWTHLKKEYDGKTGIGLYPDGMVEHDDHVGKLLKKLDDLGIADNTIIIYTTDNGAEKFTWPDGGTSPFHGEKGTSNEGGHRVPLLVKWPGVIKPGSRFNNMIAHNDWMPTLAAAAGNASLVADMAKGSQLSGKQYRVHLDGYNFLPFFKGEAKDSPREEYFYFSMGGDLDAIRWKEWRLSFATMEGGFGDASRRVANVPVLTNLLADPFQTARQESDMARRWAFDQAWLFVPIQAKVKAFMGSLSQYPFQEGVSLNVANINYQSLAVKKAMMSLQKAPPAKPAQ; translated from the coding sequence ATGACCTACATAGGAAAAAAGCTCGCCAGATTGGTCCTGGCTATCGGCCTGTCGAGTGCGGCGCTAAGCGCTTTTGCCGCCGAAAAGCCCAATGTCTTGGTGATCTTTGGTGACGACGTCGGCATCTTCAATCTGAGTGCCTACAACCAAGGCATGATGGGCTACGAGACGCCGAACATCGACCGTATCGCCAAAGAGGGTGCGCTGTTCACCCACGGCTACGGCGAGCAGTCCTGCACTGCCGGTCGCTCGGCCTTCGCCCTCGGCCAGCATCCGTTCCGCACCGGCCTGCTGACCGTCGGCATGCCAGGCTCCGAGCACGGCATCCCGGACTGGGCGCCGACCATCGGCGACGTGATGAAGCAGCAGGGCTACACCACTGGCCAGTTCGGCAAGAACCACCTCGGCGACCGCAACCAGCACCTGCCGACCAACCACGGTTTCGACGAATTCTTCGGCAACCTCTACCACATGAACGCCGAGGAAGAGCCGGAGACCTACTACTACCCGAAAGACCCGGAATTCCGCAAAAAATACGGTCCGCGCGGGGTGATCCATTCCTACGCCGACGGCAAGATCGAGGACACCGGCCCGCTGACCCGCAAGCGCATGGAAACCATCGACGACGAGTTGGTGCAGGCCACCGAGAACTTCATCGATAAAGCGAACAAGGCCGACAAACCCTTCTTCGTCTGGTTCAACAGCACGCGCATGCATGTCTGGACCCACCTGAAGAAAGAGTACGACGGCAAGACCGGGATTGGCCTGTATCCGGACGGCATGGTTGAACACGATGACCACGTCGGCAAGCTGCTGAAGAAGCTCGACGACCTCGGCATCGCCGACAACACCATCATCATCTACACCACCGACAATGGCGCCGAGAAGTTCACCTGGCCGGATGGCGGCACCTCACCGTTCCATGGCGAAAAGGGCACCTCCAATGAAGGCGGCCACCGTGTGCCGCTGCTGGTGAAATGGCCGGGCGTGATCAAGCCAGGCAGCCGCTTCAACAACATGATCGCCCATAACGACTGGATGCCGACCCTGGCAGCCGCCGCCGGCAACGCGAGCCTGGTGGCCGATATGGCCAAGGGCAGCCAACTGAGCGGCAAGCAATACCGCGTGCACCTGGACGGCTACAACTTCCTGCCGTTCTTCAAGGGCGAGGCGAAGGACAGCCCGCGCGAGGAGTACTTCTACTTCAGCATGGGTGGCGATCTGGATGCGATCCGTTGGAAGGAGTGGCGCTTGAGCTTTGCCACCATGGAAGGCGGTTTCGGCGACGCTTCCCGCAGGGTTGCCAACGTGCCGGTGCTGACCAACCTGCTGGCTGACCCGTTCCAGACCGCGCGCCAGGAATCGGACATGGCGCGGCGCTGGGCCTTCGATCAGGCGTGGTTGTTCGTGCCGATCCAGGCCAAGGTCAAGGCCTTCATGGGTAGCCTGTCGCAGTACCCGTTCCAGGAAGGCGTCAGCCTGAATGTGGCCAACATCAACTATCAGAGCCTGGCGGTGAAGAAGGCGATGATGAGTCTGCAGAAGGCGCCTCCAGCAAAGCCCGCGCAATGA
- a CDS encoding acyl-CoA dehydrogenase family protein, translating to MDFKLTEEQQMLQDTAARLVRDAYGFEQREQFAKSEPGFSREFWQQLGELGLTSVPFAEEFGGFGGSGVDTMLIATELGRGLCLEPYLYSVIFAGGLINQLGSTAQKNELLPHVASAQLQLGVALDEPQSHYQLHDVQTRAEAVESGWRLSGRKSVVVAGQSAGLILVSARTSGEAHDESGISLFLIDPTSAGVKRRAFPTLDGRKACELYLDNASGTLLGEPGQALAALRYQQGRAIAAQCAEAVGSMEAACQLTLDYLKTRQQFGQVIGRFQALQHRMVDMRIELDQATSMAILAACVADQPDSAERSRTLAAAKYIISRAARFVADQGIQLHGGIGLTWEYVLSHHAKHLLMVARQFGDDDHHLKAFSQLMDVA from the coding sequence ATGGATTTCAAACTGACAGAAGAGCAGCAAATGCTGCAGGACACCGCGGCGCGCCTGGTGCGCGACGCTTATGGTTTCGAGCAGCGCGAGCAGTTCGCCAAGAGCGAGCCGGGCTTCAGCCGCGAATTTTGGCAACAGCTCGGCGAGCTAGGCCTGACCTCTGTGCCATTCGCCGAAGAGTTCGGCGGCTTCGGCGGCAGCGGCGTGGACACCATGCTGATCGCCACCGAACTGGGCCGTGGCCTGTGCCTGGAACCCTACCTGTATTCGGTGATCTTCGCCGGCGGGCTGATCAACCAGCTGGGCAGCACGGCGCAGAAGAACGAACTGCTGCCGCACGTGGCCAGCGCCCAGCTGCAGCTGGGCGTGGCCCTCGACGAGCCGCAGAGCCATTACCAGCTGCATGACGTACAGACCCGCGCCGAAGCGGTAGAAAGTGGCTGGCGACTCAGCGGGCGTAAATCCGTGGTAGTCGCCGGGCAGAGCGCCGGGCTGATCCTCGTGTCGGCCCGCACCAGCGGTGAAGCACACGACGAGTCCGGCATCAGCTTGTTCCTGATCGACCCGACGAGCGCGGGGGTAAAGCGCCGTGCCTTCCCGACCCTGGATGGCCGCAAGGCCTGTGAGTTGTACTTGGACAATGCCAGCGGCACCTTACTCGGCGAGCCGGGTCAGGCCCTGGCTGCGCTGCGTTACCAGCAGGGCCGCGCCATCGCTGCGCAGTGCGCCGAAGCGGTCGGCAGCATGGAGGCGGCCTGCCAACTGACCCTCGACTACCTGAAGACGCGCCAGCAGTTCGGCCAGGTGATCGGCAGGTTCCAGGCGCTGCAGCACCGCATGGTCGACATGCGCATCGAACTGGACCAGGCCACCTCGATGGCCATCCTCGCCGCCTGCGTGGCTGACCAGCCGGACAGTGCTGAGCGCAGCCGTACCTTGGCTGCCGCCAAGTACATCATCAGCCGCGCCGCGCGCTTCGTCGCCGACCAGGGCATCCAACTGCACGGTGGCATCGGCCTGACCTGGGAATACGTGCTGTCGCACCACGCCAAGCACCTGCTGATGGTCGCCCGCCAGTTCGGCGATGACGATCATCACCTCAAGGCCTTCAGCCAGCTGATGGACGTGGCCTGA